One genomic region from Natrinema caseinilyticum encodes:
- a CDS encoding transporter, giving the protein MVRASTIVLLVGVGLLFVPIPPVATILGALVILVGAGLRVLTDH; this is encoded by the coding sequence ATGGTCAGAGCTTCGACGATCGTTCTCCTCGTCGGCGTCGGCCTGCTGTTCGTTCCGATTCCGCCCGTCGCAACGATCCTCGGCGCCCTCGTTATCCTCGTTGGCGCCGGACTCAGGGTCCTGACTGACCACTGA
- a CDS encoding N-acyl homoserine lactonase family protein → MVDATLTPIDRGTITSDVNNTIEGFVRGTADEPNPETIMGEGPVYNIVIDHPEGTILWDTGSHPDAADGHWPEELHAAFEHTGLRPLEDDLADAGYDVSDVDYVIQTHLHLDHAGGLYAFEGTDTPIFVHEEELKYAYYAAKTDAGDDAYIAGDFDRDIDWEIVHRDRRQLFDGVEFVRLPGHTPGLLGVVLDLDDGTVILAGDQAYTRANYERELPMGGGLLWSKRDWFESLRLLKDLERRRDARVICGHAAADLEAMQDGL, encoded by the coding sequence ATGGTCGACGCGACACTCACACCGATCGATCGCGGGACGATCACGAGCGACGTCAACAACACCATCGAAGGGTTCGTCCGCGGCACGGCCGACGAACCGAATCCGGAGACGATCATGGGGGAGGGACCGGTGTACAACATCGTCATCGACCATCCCGAGGGGACGATCCTCTGGGACACGGGGTCCCATCCCGACGCCGCCGACGGCCACTGGCCCGAGGAGCTACACGCCGCCTTCGAACACACCGGTCTGCGTCCGCTCGAGGACGACCTGGCCGATGCCGGCTACGACGTGTCCGACGTCGATTACGTGATTCAGACGCACCTCCACCTCGACCACGCCGGCGGCCTCTACGCGTTCGAGGGGACCGATACCCCGATCTTCGTCCACGAGGAGGAACTGAAGTACGCCTACTACGCCGCGAAGACCGACGCCGGTGACGACGCCTACATCGCCGGCGATTTCGACCGCGACATAGACTGGGAGATCGTTCACCGCGACCGACGACAGCTCTTCGACGGAGTCGAGTTCGTTCGGCTGCCCGGCCACACGCCCGGCTTGCTGGGCGTCGTACTCGACCTCGACGACGGGACGGTGATCCTCGCCGGAGATCAGGCCTACACGCGGGCGAACTACGAACGAGAACTGCCGATGGGCGGTGGACTGCTCTGGAGCAAGCGCGACTGGTTCGAGAGCCTGCGACTCCTCAAAGACCTCGAACGTCGCCGCGACGCACGGGTGATCTGTGGCCACGCCGCAGCAGACCTCGAGGCGATGCAAGACGGGCTCTAG
- a CDS encoding acyl-CoA thioesterase, which yields MDTHTDEEADSAGRSDCRSVFENRVRFAETDLQGVVFYGEYFTFQDESVAAFLREIDYGYDRMHEDGWDIHVVNSELNYREGAELGDVIDNELCAPEIGTSSLMFTYRARRRADGEILADGTVTHVAVDRETREPTRIPDAFRDAVATFGDGGGLESER from the coding sequence ATGGACACCCACACCGACGAAGAGGCGGACTCGGCCGGGCGCTCCGACTGTCGGTCCGTCTTCGAGAACCGCGTCCGGTTCGCCGAGACCGATCTGCAGGGCGTCGTCTTCTACGGCGAGTACTTCACCTTTCAGGACGAATCCGTCGCGGCGTTCCTGCGGGAAATCGACTACGGATACGACCGCATGCACGAGGACGGCTGGGACATCCACGTCGTCAACAGCGAACTGAACTACCGCGAGGGCGCCGAACTCGGCGACGTCATCGACAACGAACTGTGTGCGCCCGAGATCGGAACCTCGAGTCTCATGTTCACGTACCGCGCCCGCCGGCGGGCCGACGGCGAGATTCTCGCCGACGGGACGGTCACGCACGTCGCCGTCGACCGCGAGACCCGCGAGCCGACTCGGATTCCCGACGCGTTCCGGGACGCCGTCGCGACGTTCGGGGACGGGGGCGGCCTCGAGTCGGAGCGGTGA
- a CDS encoding ABC transporter ATP-binding protein, with translation MTDPILEVDDLDVYYGKSHALKGVSLSIDDGEIYGVIGPNGAGKTTMLNAIAGFVEYEGTIRYGDTALATVRPQQIVRDGLIYCTEDRDLFPYFSVHENLLMGGQFRSDADAVQDDLEMVYDLFPRLDERRDQDAETMSGGEQQMLAVGRALMSDPDVLMLDEPTLGLAPVIIEDIGNALETLQRESGLTILLAEQNSTFALNHAERLSLIETGEIELSGTHEEFHDNEYVREAYVGVH, from the coding sequence ATGACGGATCCGATACTCGAGGTCGACGACCTCGACGTCTACTACGGGAAGTCACACGCGCTGAAAGGCGTCTCGCTGTCGATCGACGACGGCGAAATCTACGGGGTGATCGGCCCGAACGGGGCCGGAAAGACGACGATGCTCAACGCCATCGCCGGCTTCGTCGAGTACGAGGGGACCATCCGGTACGGCGACACGGCCCTCGCGACGGTGAGACCGCAGCAGATCGTCAGGGACGGCCTGATCTACTGTACCGAAGACCGGGACCTGTTCCCGTACTTTTCGGTACACGAGAACCTCCTGATGGGCGGGCAGTTCCGTTCGGACGCCGATGCGGTCCAGGACGACCTCGAGATGGTCTACGACCTGTTCCCGCGGCTGGACGAACGCCGCGATCAGGACGCCGAGACCATGAGCGGCGGCGAACAGCAGATGCTCGCCGTCGGTCGGGCGCTGATGAGCGATCCCGACGTGTTGATGCTCGACGAACCGACGCTCGGTCTCGCCCCGGTCATCATCGAGGACATCGGGAACGCACTCGAAACGCTGCAACGGGAGTCGGGGCTGACGATCCTGCTCGCCGAGCAGAATTCGACGTTCGCGCTGAACCACGCCGAGCGGCTCTCGCTGATCGAAACCGGCGAGATCGAACTGTCGGGGACGCACGAGGAATTTCACGACAACGAGTACGTCCGCGAGGCGTACGTCGGCGTCCACTGA
- a CDS encoding ABC transporter ATP-binding protein: MSLLEVDSLTKTFGGLVAVDDFSFEVDRGEIVGLIGPNGSGKSTVFNCIMGLYDVTEGSIRFDGGDITDDSTHQVVNEGLSRVSQESNPIDSMSVAGNIELFTLPNSIVSLRGGASEAEIYEYAARIDIEDKLHEMPDELPHADIRRLEIAKALATDPEMLLLDEPFAGMNQAEIGELAAQIERFREDGMTMVVVDHNMGGLMELVDRVVVLNNGDFLASGTPDQIAANEAVQEAYLAGEGLQ; the protein is encoded by the coding sequence ATGAGCCTGCTCGAGGTCGATTCGCTCACGAAGACGTTCGGGGGACTCGTCGCCGTCGACGACTTCTCGTTCGAGGTCGATCGCGGCGAGATCGTCGGGTTGATCGGTCCGAACGGATCGGGCAAGTCGACGGTGTTCAACTGCATCATGGGTCTCTACGACGTTACCGAGGGATCGATCCGATTCGACGGCGGGGACATCACCGACGATTCGACCCACCAGGTCGTCAACGAGGGACTCTCGCGGGTCTCCCAGGAGTCGAATCCGATCGATTCGATGTCCGTCGCGGGTAACATCGAGCTGTTCACGCTGCCGAACAGCATCGTGTCACTGCGCGGCGGTGCCAGCGAGGCGGAGATTTACGAGTACGCCGCACGCATCGACATCGAGGACAAACTCCACGAGATGCCGGACGAACTGCCCCACGCGGACATCCGCCGGCTCGAGATCGCCAAGGCGCTGGCGACCGACCCCGAGATGCTGCTGCTCGACGAACCGTTCGCGGGGATGAACCAGGCGGAGATCGGCGAACTGGCCGCGCAGATCGAACGCTTCCGCGAGGACGGGATGACGATGGTCGTCGTCGACCACAACATGGGCGGCCTGATGGAACTCGTCGATCGGGTCGTCGTCCTCAACAACGGCGACTTCCTGGCGTCGGGAACCCCCGACCAGATCGCCGCGAACGAAGCGGTCCAGGAAGCGTACCTCGCCGGGGAGGGGCTCCAATGA
- a CDS encoding branched-chain amino acid ABC transporter permease, whose protein sequence is MLLTSVTARIDRLLRPLANVYNRFLGDYFGEMNGLQFVLISGSLVALLSAPFWGNFGLVRAMSVASVWAIFAMSWDIQSGYTGYISFGHSVLSGAAGYTTAMLVHNVDPELSMTVTIPVSILAALVVGLLIALPSLRLTGPYFSLITFVAVLIFYRMIPSFSEYTGGQTGIQSVEVFTYDPVLRFYYMVVPMVVIAVVLTFIARSNIGVVLVSIRENEAAVNAAGIDATKFKIFSFALSSVPMGIGGVLLVHFSGGVDPSTFVVVDRSIEMIAIAVLGGMSSILGPLGGAFFLIVLRDYVLTDLADLATPIRWTVFWGLVLLALVFVRDGLFRKLWHGLERLGGDRR, encoded by the coding sequence ATGCTGCTGACCAGCGTCACGGCCCGTATCGATCGGTTGCTCCGGCCACTGGCGAACGTGTACAACCGATTCCTCGGTGACTACTTCGGTGAAATGAACGGACTGCAGTTCGTGTTGATCAGCGGATCACTCGTCGCGCTGCTGTCGGCGCCGTTCTGGGGCAACTTCGGTCTCGTCAGAGCGATGTCCGTCGCGTCGGTCTGGGCGATCTTCGCGATGAGTTGGGACATACAGAGCGGCTACACCGGCTACATCAGCTTCGGCCATTCCGTTCTCTCGGGGGCCGCCGGGTATACGACGGCGATGCTCGTCCACAACGTCGATCCGGAACTGTCGATGACGGTCACCATCCCCGTCTCGATCCTGGCCGCTCTCGTGGTCGGACTGCTCATCGCCCTGCCGTCGCTCCGACTCACCGGACCGTACTTCTCGTTGATCACGTTCGTTGCCGTGTTGATCTTCTACAGAATGATCCCCTCGTTCAGCGAATACACCGGCGGCCAAACGGGAATTCAGTCGGTGGAGGTCTTCACGTACGACCCGGTCTTGCGGTTCTACTACATGGTCGTCCCGATGGTCGTGATCGCAGTCGTGCTCACGTTCATCGCTCGCTCGAACATCGGCGTGGTTCTCGTGTCGATCCGCGAAAACGAAGCCGCAGTCAACGCGGCCGGCATCGATGCGACGAAGTTCAAGATCTTCTCGTTCGCGCTGAGTTCCGTCCCGATGGGCATCGGTGGCGTGTTGCTGGTCCACTTCAGCGGCGGGGTCGATCCGTCCACGTTCGTCGTGGTCGATCGAAGTATCGAAATGATCGCGATCGCCGTCCTCGGTGGAATGAGTTCGATCCTCGGTCCGCTCGGGGGAGCGTTCTTCCTCATCGTGCTCAGAGATTACGTCCTCACCGACCTCGCCGATCTCGCCACGCCGATTCGCTGGACGGTCTTCTGGGGACTCGTGTTACTCGCGCTCGTGTTCGTCCGCGACGGACTGTTCCGCAAACTCTGGCACGGACTCGAGCGACTCGGAGGTGACCGCCGATGA
- a CDS encoding branched-chain amino acid ABC transporter permease has translation MIEQLLSILVVGAMISAVYALVAIGFTMIFGVGGVLNLAHGALIMIGAFAYLAFTSTSGALSLPPVVGFVVAVAVTAGASYVLYAGLVTFIEDDIVITFLATVVVALLVTELVIIQFGSAPSQLVPIVSGSIYLESVGTRLRYVQLIAFVVSWIAIGALWYYVSKTDEGRSILAASMSTRGAELTGVNLRKVKSRTWLIAGAFAGIAGVFIGTLQSTSPQMWLSPLALAFIIVVVGGIGSIKGSVIAAYLIGYLETASVEFLGPSFQGVLSLIVLVAILLVLPNGLYGRELVHE, from the coding sequence ATGATAGAGCAACTACTCTCGATACTGGTGGTGGGAGCGATGATAAGTGCAGTCTACGCACTGGTCGCGATCGGATTCACGATGATCTTCGGCGTCGGCGGTGTGTTGAATCTCGCACACGGCGCGCTGATCATGATCGGCGCGTTCGCCTACCTCGCGTTCACGTCGACGTCCGGTGCCCTGTCGCTCCCGCCCGTCGTCGGATTCGTCGTCGCGGTCGCCGTTACAGCCGGTGCGTCGTACGTCCTGTACGCGGGACTCGTCACGTTCATCGAAGACGATATCGTGATCACGTTCCTCGCGACGGTCGTCGTCGCGCTCCTGGTGACCGAACTGGTCATCATCCAGTTCGGCAGCGCGCCGTCGCAGCTCGTTCCGATCGTGTCCGGATCGATCTATCTCGAGTCGGTCGGAACCAGGCTCCGGTACGTTCAACTGATCGCGTTCGTCGTTTCGTGGATCGCGATCGGAGCGCTGTGGTACTACGTGTCGAAAACCGACGAGGGTCGATCGATTCTCGCGGCGTCGATGAGTACCCGCGGTGCGGAACTCACCGGTGTCAATCTCCGGAAGGTCAAGTCCCGCACCTGGCTGATCGCCGGCGCGTTCGCCGGAATCGCCGGCGTCTTCATCGGCACTCTGCAGTCGACGTCGCCCCAGATGTGGCTCAGCCCGCTGGCACTCGCGTTCATCATCGTCGTGGTCGGCGGCATCGGGAGTATCAAGGGCTCGGTCATCGCCGCGTACCTCATCGGCTACCTCGAGACGGCCTCGGTCGAATTCCTCGGGCCGAGCTTTCAGGGGGTCCTGTCGTTGATCGTCCTCGTCGCGATCTTACTCGTGTTACCGAACGGCCTCTACGGGAGGGAGCTCGTCCATGAGTAA
- a CDS encoding ABC transporter substrate-binding protein, with protein MSYEDNDFAEENRIGKGAVGRRTFLGAAGAGAVTTTLAGCLGGVDSGGDDGVFKIGHLAPTELQMGRGAERSAQLAVDELNENDGILDQEVELLSKNTGGKPAEAERVTENLVQSDQVDLLVGTFVSEVTQGIIDFVAEMNVPFVITGSADPATVTEYHGSDYETYKNVVRTGPINSDLQAEGMAGYAKYLNEKHGWENVSILADDAAWTGSFRDILPDQIEAAGDLSVVHQDRMSVETDNFNPFLDEASAAGADVVFRFIAHGGAAAFTSTWASNEYPFALEGISVPGMSPEFWGQTEGACLYETTSQSGAGGVTELTGETMDFVESYESEYGGEEPPSKPMYMGFNSYDGIHFYAEAAATADTVDYENDLDTIVDAMLDLEFTGTAGTISLSGKDSEYPNDVKETRNDNDIISNFPITQWQPDGDSGAVECVYPEKDATADHMAPDWL; from the coding sequence ATGTCTTACGAAGATAATGATTTTGCCGAAGAGAACAGGATTGGAAAGGGGGCCGTCGGACGCCGAACGTTCCTGGGTGCCGCGGGTGCCGGCGCGGTGACGACGACGCTCGCCGGCTGTCTCGGTGGGGTCGACAGCGGCGGCGACGACGGCGTGTTCAAAATCGGTCACCTCGCACCGACGGAACTCCAGATGGGTCGCGGTGCGGAGCGAAGCGCACAGCTCGCGGTCGACGAACTGAACGAGAACGATGGGATACTCGATCAGGAAGTCGAACTCCTCTCGAAAAACACCGGCGGCAAACCGGCAGAGGCCGAGCGGGTGACCGAGAATTTAGTGCAGTCGGATCAGGTCGATCTGCTCGTCGGTACGTTCGTCAGCGAGGTGACCCAGGGGATCATCGATTTCGTCGCGGAAATGAACGTCCCGTTCGTCATCACCGGCTCCGCCGATCCCGCCACGGTCACGGAGTATCACGGATCGGACTACGAAACGTACAAGAACGTCGTCCGAACGGGACCGATCAATTCCGACCTTCAGGCCGAAGGAATGGCCGGCTACGCGAAGTACCTCAACGAAAAACACGGCTGGGAGAACGTCTCGATTCTCGCCGACGATGCCGCCTGGACGGGGTCGTTCCGAGACATCCTTCCCGACCAGATCGAAGCGGCCGGCGATCTCTCGGTCGTCCATCAGGATCGAATGTCGGTCGAGACGGACAATTTCAATCCGTTCCTCGACGAGGCGTCGGCGGCCGGTGCAGACGTCGTCTTCCGATTCATCGCACACGGCGGCGCGGCCGCCTTTACCAGTACCTGGGCCAGCAACGAGTATCCGTTCGCCCTCGAAGGGATCAGCGTCCCAGGAATGTCTCCCGAGTTCTGGGGCCAAACTGAGGGCGCCTGTCTCTACGAAACGACGTCCCAGTCCGGTGCCGGCGGCGTCACGGAACTGACCGGGGAGACGATGGACTTCGTCGAGAGCTACGAATCGGAGTACGGCGGCGAAGAACCGCCGAGCAAGCCGATGTACATGGGCTTTAACTCCTACGACGGGATCCACTTCTACGCCGAGGCGGCCGCGACCGCCGATACCGTCGACTACGAAAACGATCTCGACACCATCGTCGACGCGATGCTCGACCTCGAGTTCACCGGCACCGCGGGGACGATCTCGCTCTCCGGGAAGGATTCGGAGTACCCGAACGACGTGAAAGAAACCAGAAACGACAACGACATCATTTCGAATTTCCCGATAACGCAGTGGCAACCGGACGGGGATAGCGGCGCCGTCGAGTGCGTGTACCCCGAAAAAGACGCGACTGCGGACCACATGGCCCCCGACTGGCTCTAA
- a CDS encoding MBL fold metallo-hydrolase produces the protein MDRILLGNEAFEGRNNAYVLADDDTLALVDTGVATESIREDLRAGLAERGYEFADVDDVVLTHFHVDHAGLAGEIQAESDATVYVHEADAPLVAQDSDAVAAVRDRRRELLVQWGVPDDARAELLHFFESHDIQGQPAEPTPIEDGEVLEVGGRTLEAVHAPGHAAGLCWFETERGAEAFVGDAILPVYTPNVGGADVRVDRPLEKYVTTLERIVDRDYDRVWPGHRDPIENPTERAETILEHHRERTAEILEILRDHGPADAWTVSARLFGDLEGIHIVHGPGEAYAHLNHLRHEGIVSLESGEYRVLDEAAEIEGHL, from the coding sequence ATGGACCGCATTCTACTGGGGAACGAGGCGTTCGAGGGCCGAAACAACGCGTACGTACTCGCGGACGACGACACGCTCGCGCTCGTCGACACTGGCGTCGCCACCGAGTCCATCCGCGAGGATCTCCGCGCCGGACTCGCCGAGCGCGGCTACGAGTTCGCCGACGTCGACGACGTCGTGCTCACGCATTTCCACGTCGACCACGCCGGACTGGCCGGCGAAATCCAGGCCGAAAGCGACGCGACGGTCTACGTCCACGAGGCCGACGCGCCGCTGGTCGCCCAGGACTCTGACGCCGTCGCCGCCGTTCGGGACCGTCGCCGCGAACTCCTGGTGCAGTGGGGCGTTCCGGACGACGCACGAGCCGAACTGCTTCACTTCTTCGAGTCGCACGACATTCAGGGGCAGCCAGCCGAACCGACGCCGATCGAAGACGGTGAGGTCCTCGAGGTCGGCGGGCGAACGCTCGAAGCCGTCCACGCCCCCGGTCACGCGGCGGGGCTCTGCTGGTTCGAGACCGAACGCGGCGCCGAAGCGTTCGTCGGTGACGCCATCCTGCCGGTGTACACGCCGAACGTCGGCGGCGCCGACGTCAGGGTGGATCGCCCGCTCGAGAAGTACGTCACCACGCTGGAACGAATCGTCGACCGCGACTACGACCGGGTCTGGCCCGGCCACCGCGATCCGATCGAGAACCCGACAGAGCGCGCCGAGACGATACTCGAACACCACCGCGAGCGGACCGCGGAGATTCTCGAGATCCTCCGCGACCACGGGCCGGCCGACGCCTGGACCGTGAGCGCGCGACTGTTCGGCGATCTCGAGGGGATCCACATCGTCCACGGACCCGGGGAGGCGTACGCACACCTGAATCACCTTCGACACGAGGGGATCGTCTCGCTCGAGAGCGGCGAATATCGGGTGCTGGACGAGGCGGCCGAAATCGAGGGCCACCTCTGA
- the gatB gene encoding Asp-tRNA(Asn)/Glu-tRNA(Gln) amidotransferase subunit GatB has translation MTAQTVQQGDLVTVIGLEVHVQLETDTKIFCGCSTEPTDEPNDNVCPVCLGLPGSLPVLNEAAVEAAVKIGKAIDADIPEETRFHRKNYYYPDLPKNFQITQYDEPICQDGELEIAVEGTRRTVAIERAHLEEDPGSLQHVGGGGGIDSAEYTLVDYNRAGTPLMEIVTAPDFRSPSEVRAFLAELEEVLEYLGVFDAERDGSLRIDANLSIIPNEEIESDDVTDIGEDALASANRTEVKNISSHKGAEKALAYEETRQKNAIQRGRAVEQETRHWDESRGITVSMRSKEEEKDYRYFEEADLPPLRVSNWKDEISIPELPTARRERFQAEYGLSEEAASKLTSTKQVADFYEDVAGEFDPDLAATWVADNLLGELNYRDIEIAEIEARLDEVTRLVELVAEDEITAKNARETVLRSMLDDGRTPDEVVAEEGLGKTGADEVKRAVVEAIDENPGAVDDYESGDDGAINFLVGQVMQKTGGSADPGDVNQLLRGELEGEAL, from the coding sequence ATGACTGCCCAGACCGTCCAGCAGGGCGACCTCGTGACCGTCATCGGCCTCGAGGTCCACGTCCAGCTGGAGACCGACACGAAAATCTTCTGTGGCTGTTCGACCGAGCCGACCGACGAGCCCAACGACAACGTCTGTCCGGTCTGTCTCGGCCTGCCGGGCTCGCTGCCGGTTCTCAACGAAGCCGCCGTCGAGGCCGCCGTCAAGATCGGGAAGGCGATCGACGCCGACATTCCCGAAGAGACGCGGTTCCACCGGAAGAACTACTACTATCCCGACCTGCCCAAGAACTTCCAGATCACCCAGTACGACGAACCGATCTGCCAGGACGGCGAACTCGAGATCGCCGTCGAAGGGACGCGTCGAACCGTCGCGATCGAACGGGCGCACCTGGAGGAGGATCCGGGCAGCCTCCAGCACGTCGGCGGCGGTGGCGGGATCGATTCGGCGGAGTACACCCTCGTCGACTACAACCGGGCGGGGACGCCGCTGATGGAAATCGTCACGGCCCCCGACTTCCGCAGTCCGAGCGAAGTACGGGCCTTTCTGGCCGAACTCGAGGAGGTCCTCGAGTATCTGGGCGTCTTCGACGCCGAGCGCGACGGCAGCCTGCGGATCGACGCGAACCTCTCGATCATCCCCAACGAGGAGATCGAAAGCGACGACGTCACCGACATCGGCGAGGACGCGCTCGCATCGGCGAACAGGACCGAGGTCAAGAACATCTCGAGTCACAAGGGCGCGGAGAAGGCGCTGGCCTACGAGGAAACGCGCCAGAAGAACGCGATTCAGCGCGGGCGCGCGGTCGAACAGGAGACCCGTCACTGGGACGAGTCCCGTGGGATCACGGTCTCGATGCGATCCAAGGAAGAAGAAAAGGACTACCGATATTTCGAAGAGGCCGACCTCCCGCCGCTGCGCGTCTCGAACTGGAAAGACGAGATTTCGATTCCGGAACTGCCTACGGCCCGCCGCGAGCGGTTTCAGGCGGAATACGGCCTGAGCGAGGAGGCCGCCTCGAAGCTCACCTCGACGAAACAGGTCGCGGACTTCTACGAGGACGTCGCGGGCGAGTTCGACCCCGACCTCGCGGCGACCTGGGTCGCGGATAATCTACTCGGGGAACTCAACTACCGCGACATCGAGATCGCCGAGATCGAAGCGCGACTCGACGAAGTGACCCGCCTCGTCGAACTCGTCGCCGAGGACGAGATCACGGCGAAAAACGCCCGCGAGACGGTCTTGCGCTCGATGCTCGACGACGGCCGGACGCCGGACGAGGTCGTCGCCGAGGAGGGACTGGGCAAAACCGGCGCGGACGAAGTGAAACGGGCCGTCGTCGAGGCGATCGACGAGAACCCGGGTGCCGTCGACGACTACGAGTCGGGCGACGACGGCGCGATCAACTTCCTCGTGGGGCAGGTCATGCAAAAGACCGGCGGCAGCGCGGACCCGGGCGACGTCAACCAGCTGCTGCGGGGCGAACTCGAAGGGGAGGCACTGTAG
- a CDS encoding AbrB/MazE/SpoVT family DNA-binding domain-containing protein — MSTDGVDAESKVSGNQANIPARIRRRLEIDDGDRLRWSVEDDGTMRVEVVHRRGGSFTDFTGYDGDEETDATTDHDAWGVE, encoded by the coding sequence ATGAGCACTGACGGTGTCGACGCCGAAAGCAAGGTGTCCGGAAACCAGGCGAATATTCCCGCGCGAATCCGTCGCCGACTCGAAATCGACGACGGCGATCGGCTTCGATGGAGCGTCGAAGACGACGGCACGATGCGGGTCGAAGTCGTCCACCGCCGCGGCGGGTCATTCACTGATTTCACGGGATACGACGGTGACGAAGAAACTGACGCGACGACGGATCACGACGCGTGGGGAGTCGAGTAA
- a CDS encoding PIN domain-containing protein, whose amino-acid sequence MPRAVVDTSVLFAAIYRRDAAHSDGLPVLHGIDDGSLPEAVVIDFVLGETLNGLTTHAGHGAAVDFLDRVEENARFHIATLQSDELATAKSLFRWHEGFSFVDACIVAYMQSNGLEYIYAFDDDFDRIDELFRLETATNPFDPR is encoded by the coding sequence ATGCCGCGTGCAGTCGTCGATACGTCCGTATTATTTGCAGCAATCTACCGCCGAGATGCGGCACACAGTGATGGACTTCCTGTTCTTCACGGTATCGACGACGGATCTCTCCCGGAAGCCGTCGTGATCGATTTCGTACTCGGAGAGACGCTCAACGGTCTCACGACGCATGCAGGTCACGGTGCTGCCGTCGACTTTCTCGATCGTGTGGAAGAAAACGCACGATTTCACATCGCCACGCTCCAATCGGACGAACTGGCCACAGCAAAGTCGCTGTTTCGGTGGCACGAGGGGTTTTCGTTCGTTGATGCGTGTATCGTCGCGTATATGCAGTCGAACGGGCTCGAATATATCTACGCGTTCGACGACGACTTTGATCGGATAGACGAACTGTTTCGACTGGAGACGGCGACGAACCCGTTCGATCCGCGCTGA
- a CDS encoding TIGR00341 family protein, producing MRLLTVITSSQSSTDEITAIIDRHDLEYSLTDHTTGESRTITVPTPAHAVEPLEDDLESVEGDVAIVVEEPMAIVGTGWDSSVPDGRREWLSFERISRSELRSKAQSQLPSLVIFAAMTAISGVVATTGVLLNSLAVLVGAMVIAPLLGPAMASSAATVLDERRLFVRGVKHQVLGIGVATTSALAFAVFARTSTVITGAVDLEASLGLGSHGLPPSLLVTVAVCSGIAGGLGMATTGITDLIGVMIAAAIMPPIGVVGVGVAWGEPAAVLGSLVVVAVNVIAINVGAIATLWTVGFHPSDRSRIRTTRGAIIRRVVVLTALLLLSIRLLEAVSNGL from the coding sequence ATGCGTCTGCTGACGGTGATCACTTCATCGCAGTCGAGTACGGACGAGATCACGGCGATCATCGACCGCCACGATCTCGAGTACAGCCTCACCGACCACACCACCGGCGAGAGCCGAACGATCACGGTACCCACGCCCGCACACGCAGTGGAACCGCTCGAGGACGATCTGGAGTCGGTCGAGGGCGACGTGGCGATCGTCGTCGAGGAACCGATGGCGATCGTTGGGACGGGGTGGGACAGTTCGGTGCCCGACGGCCGTCGCGAGTGGCTCTCGTTCGAGCGGATCTCTCGAAGCGAATTGCGGTCGAAAGCCCAGTCACAGTTGCCCTCGCTCGTCATCTTCGCAGCGATGACGGCGATCAGCGGCGTCGTCGCCACGACCGGCGTCCTCCTGAACTCGCTTGCGGTCCTGGTCGGTGCGATGGTAATCGCGCCGTTGCTCGGGCCGGCGATGGCCTCGAGTGCCGCGACCGTCCTCGACGAGCGACGACTGTTCGTCCGCGGCGTCAAACACCAGGTCCTCGGAATCGGCGTCGCCACGACGAGCGCCCTCGCGTTCGCGGTGTTCGCACGAACGTCGACGGTCATCACGGGCGCGGTCGATCTCGAGGCGAGTCTCGGACTCGGCAGCCACGGCTTGCCGCCGTCGTTGCTCGTCACCGTCGCGGTCTGTTCGGGCATCGCCGGCGGACTGGGAATGGCGACGACGGGCATCACGGACCTCATCGGCGTGATGATCGCGGCGGCGATCATGCCGCCGATCGGCGTCGTCGGCGTCGGCGTCGCCTGGGGCGAACCCGCGGCGGTCCTCGGTTCGCTCGTCGTCGTCGCGGTCAACGTCATCGCGATCAACGTCGGGGCGATCGCCACGCTCTGGACCGTCGGGTTTCATCCGTCGGATCGCTCGCGGATCAGGACCACGCGGGGCGCCATCATCCGGCGGGTCGTCGTCCTGACCGCGCTCCTGTTGCTCTCGATCCGTCTCCTCGAGGCCGTCTCCAATGGCCTCTGA